DNA sequence from the Halorussus limi genome:
CGCGGACGAAGACGACTTCGTACTCGTCGCGGTCGTGGTAGATGACGCTCCGGAGACCGTCACCGACCTGCTCGTGCAGGAAGTCCGCGAGTCGATACGGGTAGACCTTCGACACGAGAGAGGGTTAGCCCCCGTCCTGCAAGTGGGTTGTGGCAGAAAGAGGTGACAGCGGCGGAGTCGGGGATTACTCGATGACGACCAGCACGTCGCCCATGTCCACGCTGTCGCCCTCGCCGACCGCGACCTGCGTGACGGTGCCGCCCCGGTCGGCGACCACGTCGTTCTCCATCTTCATCGCCTCCAGCACGCAGACCACGTCGCCCGCGGCCACCTCGTCGCCCTCCGCGACGTTCACGTCGAGGATGGTGCCCTGCATCTCGGCGGTGACGCTCTCGCCCTCGGCGTCGGCCCCGCCGCCGGCGTCGCTCCCGCCGTCGTCGCCGCCCGCGGGTCGGGGCTTCTGACCGCCGCTACCGCCGCTCGCGCCGGCGGTCGGAATCGCCGCCGCGCCGCGCTCTTCGAGGTCCACCTCGAATCGCTTGCCGTTGACCTCGACCGTGAACTGGCGCTCGACGACCTCCTCGTCGTCGCCCGCGGTCGATTCGGTCTCGGTGCCCCACTTCTCCTGGGCCTCGGCGATGCGCTCGGGGTCGAGCGTGTGGTCGAGGTACTTCGTGGTGTGGGTGCCCGCGACGAAGGCGTCGTCCTGCAGCATCAGGCGGTGGAACGGGATGATGGTCGGGATGCCCTCGATGTCGTACTCCGCGAGGGCGCGCTGGGACCGGACGATGCACTCCTCGCGGTCGGCCCCGTGGACGATGAGTTTGGCGACCATCGAGTCGTAGTCGGTGACGAGTTCGTCGCCCTGCCGGAGGGCGTCGTCGAGTCGGACGCCGATGCCGCCCGGCGGGTCGTAGGTTTCGAGTTTGCCGCCGGTCGCGGGCGCGAAGTCGTCGGCCGCGTTCTCGGCGTTGATGCGGAACTCCATCGCGTGGCCTTCGAGTTCGACCTCGTCCTGCGAGAATTCGAGTTCCTCGTCGGCCGCGACCCGAATCTGCCACTTCACGATGTCGATGTCGGTGAGTTCCTCGGTGACGGTGTGTTCGACCTGAATCCGGGTGTTGACTTCGAGGAAGTAGAAGTTGGCGTCCGGACCGAGCAACTCGCCGTCCTCGCGGTCCTCGTCTTCCTCCACGAGGAACTCGAAGGTGCCCGCGTTGTAGTAGCCCGCGGCGTCCGCGCCGCGGCGGGCGGCCTCGGCGATTTCCTCGCGGAGTTCGTCGGTCAGCGCCGGGGACGGTCCCTCCTCGATGACCTTCTGGTGGCGACGCTGGAGCGAGCAGTCGCGCTCGCCGAGGTGCCGGACGTTACCGTGGTGGTCGGCGATAATCTGGACCTCGATGTGGCGCGGGTTTTCGAGGTAGCGTTCGAGGTAGACGTTGTCGTTGTCGAAGTACGCCTCGCCCTCGCGCTTGGCGGATTCGAGTTGGTCCTCGGCCTCCTCGGCGCTCCGGACCACCTTCATCCCGCGGCCGCCGCCGCCTCCCTCGGCCTTGATGGCGATGGGGTAGCCGTGTTCCTCGCCGAACTCCTCGACCTCCGCGGGGTCCTCGACGGGGTCGGTCGTGCCCGGAACGATGGGCACGTCGGCCTCGCGCATCGTCTTGCGGGCGTGGGTCTTCTCGCCGAGTTGCTCCATCGAGTCCGCGCTCGGACCGATCCACTTCACGCCCTCGGTCTCCTCGACCTTGGCGGCGAAGTCGGCGTTCTCCGCGAGGAAGCCGTAGCCGGGGTGGATGGCGTCGGCGTCGGCCTTCTTCGCGGCGTCCACGACCGCCTCGTGGTCGAGGTAGGAGTCGGCCGCGCGGGCCGGTCCGACGTTGTACGCCTCGTCGGCGTACCGGACGTGGCCCGAGTCCTTGTCGGCCTCGCTGTAGACGGCGACCGTCTCGATACCCAACTCCTCGCAGGCACGCATCACGCGGACTGCGATTTCGCCGCGGTTCGCGACGAGTACCTTGTCGAACATTCTTGCCGGCAAATATTCGGGTGGGATACCTCATTCTGTCGGTTCTTTCCGCCAACGCTGACAGAGTCGTCTACTCGTCGGACTGGGTCGGTTGACGAGCGAGAGGTACTCTACTCGCCGACCACGCGGCCCATCACGCTCGCCTCGGCCTTCCGGAGCAGGTTCGAGGCGGTGCTCTCCGCGCAGTCGAGTTCGGCGGCCACGTCGGCCAGCGACCCCTCGCGGGGCACCTCGTAGTAGCCGAGTTCCGCCGCGACAGACGCGGCCTCGAACTGCCGGTCGGTCAGTCCGGCCGCCACGGTGCCGTGTCTGCGGTCGTAGTCGCCGACCTCCTCCACGTCGGCGTCGATGCGTTCGGGCAGGTCTTCGAGCAGCGTCCGCAGGTCGTCGCTCGCGCCGATGAGGGTGAACCGCATGTGACCCTCGCCGGTGTACTCGATGGGCGGCACCACGAGCAACTGCCGCCGGGCGAAGACCGACCGGAAGTCGCGGTCGGTGTCCCGGGTCTCCTGCTGGACGTACGCGTAGAACGACCGCGAGTCGATGGGGACCAGCGCGAACTCCGGAATCGACTCCACCTCGGCGACGGCCGTCCGGTAGGGGTCGGGGTCGCCCTCGACGTAGAACAGCAGGTACTCGACGCCCTCCTCGCGGAGGATGTTCCACGTCAGGAGTTCCTCCCGGTCGACCGCTGACGAGTCGGCGATGAAGTTCTGCATCGGGTGGCGGGTCTCCCGAGACTGGCGGAGGGTGAGCGTGAGGTACTTCACGGTCGGGGCTACCTCCGTGACGTTAAAAAAGAGCTAGGCACTTCGACGGAACTCCTATCGACGGTCCGACCCAACTGTCGGATATGAGCCACCCGGATTCCGCCGCCGACGCGCCGACGGACGCGGACGTGGATGCGAAGGCCGACGCCGCCGGCGCGGACGGCGACGCCCGACTCCCGCCGAAGTTGGACGCGCCGCCGCTGGTCGGCAACACGCTCCAGTTCGCGCGCGACCCGTTCGGCTTCTACGACCGCCTCGACGAGCGCGGCGACGCGGTCCGGTACGAGGTGGCCCGACAGGAGTTCTGCACGGTCTTCGAACCCGAGCACGTCGAGCGGATTCTGGTCGAGGAAAACGAGAAGTTCGTGAAGGCCGAGATGTTCCAAGAGGCCGCGGCGGGGTTCGCCGAGCAGGGCCTGCTGTTGACCGAGGGCGAGGTCTGGCGCGACCAGCGCGTCCGCATCCAACCCGCGTTCACGCCCGAGAAGATTCGGAGCTACACCGACGCGATGGTGACGTACGCCGAGCAGTTGGGCGACCGACTCGCGGACGGCGAAGTCGTGGACGTCGAGGACGCGATGTCGGAACTGACGCTCAAGATTCTGGCCAAGTCGCTGTTCGACGTCGACGTGGACGACCGCCGCGAGGTGGTCCGAGAGGCCGCCGCCGCGCTCAACGCTCGGGGCGACGCCAGCGGCGCGTCGGCGTTCCTTCCCGACTGGGTTCCGACGCCGAAGAACCGCCGGTTCGAGCGCGCGATGGCAGACTTCGAGGCGATGGTGGACGACCTCATCGCGGAGCGACGGCGAGACGGCAGCGCGGACGCGGACGACGCCGATTCGCCGGACGACCTGCTATCCATCCTGTTGACCGCCGAGGGACCGGACGGGACGACGATGGACGACGCGGTGGTCCGCGACCAGATGGTGACGTTCCTGTTCGCGGGCCACGAGACGACCGCGCTCGCGCTGACCTACGCGTGGCACCTGCTCGGGCGCAACCCCGACAAACTCGACCGACTCCGCGCGGAAATCGACGCCGAACTCGGCGACCGGCGGGCGACGATGGCCGACCTGCCCGCGCTCGACTACACCGGGCGAGTCGTCGACGAGGCCCTGCGACTCCACCCGCCGGCGTACGTCCTCTTCCGGGAACCGACCGAGGACGTGCAGTTGGGTCCCTATCGAGTCCGGGAGGGAACCGCGATGACGGTTCCCGTCTTCAAGATTCACCGCGACGGGCGGTTCTACGACGCGCCCGACGAGTTCCGGCCCGAGCGGTGGGATAGCGAGGCGCGGAGCGCCTCGAACTCCGACCGGCCGGAGTACGCCTACTTCCCGTTCGGCGGCGGCCCGCGCCACTGCATCGGCATGCGCTTCGCCCTCGCCGAACTGAAACTCGTGCTGGCGACGCTGGCCCGCGAAGTCGCCTTCGACCCGACCTACGACGGCGACCCGGACCTTTCGATGGCCGCGACGATGCGGCCCGACCAGCCGATGGAGATGCGGGTTCGCAAGCGGGATTGAGTCGAAGTAGCACGCCTCGGCAACTGTCATCCGGTCGGCGTGTGAGTAACTGCTATCTACTATCAGTGAGAACCCCGAGTATGGTCTCCCGCGAAAACCGGATTATCCTCGCCTGCATCGCCGTCGCGGTCCCCCTCGGTCTCGCCGTCGCCTCGGTCGAGGGCCTGCCCGACTGGGTTCCCTATCTCGTCGTCACCGTCGTCGGCGTCTTCCTGCCGGGGTATCTAACCGGGCGGTACCGAGCGGACGGCACGTAGCGCCGTCTCGGTCCACTCCTCGTCACCGCACGAGCGCCGCGTCCACGAGCGCCCGTTCGGCCTTCCGGAGGAGCGCCGACGCGGTACTCTCGGTGCAGTCGAGTGCGGCGGCCACCTCGGCCAGTTCCGCCTCGCGGGGCACCTCGTAGTACCCGAGGTCGCGGGCCGCCCCGATGGCCTCGAACTGGCGCGCCGTCAGGCGACCCGCCAGCGACCCGGCGAGATGGTTGTGGTCGCCGACGCGTTCGACCTCGACCGCGACCTGTTCCGGGAAGTCCGCGACGACTTGTCGGAGTTCCTCGGGGTCGCCGAGTACCGTCAGCGCGACGGCACCGTCCGGCCCGAACACGATGGGCGGGACGACGACGACCCGGCGGCCGTCCATCGCCGAGCGCCACGCCTCGTCCTCGGGCCGGAGGTCCATCGCAACGTAGGCGTAGAAGGCGTCGTCGTCCACGGGCGCGAGGTCGAACCACCGGACTGCCTCGACGGCGGTCAGCGCCTCCCGAAGCGACTCGATGTCGCCGACCACCAGCGAGAGGAAGTACTCGACGCCCTCGTCCTCGTGAGTGTGCCACGACAGCAACTCCTCGCGCTCGAAGTCGTCGCCGGGCGCGACGCGCTCTGGCACCGACAACTGCATCTCGGGCGGGAGTCGAATCGTCACGTCGAGGGACTTCACGGCCGGACGAACGGACGCACTACATAAAAACACCAATAGCTTCGCGGCAATCGAGAGGGAAGCGGACCGCCTCTCTTCTCGTATGAGCGAACTCGACGCGGGAAGCGCGGAACCGACCGACGCCGCCGAAACCGCGACCGCCGCCGAGACGCTGCCACACCGCTCGGGCCTCCCGGTCGTCGGTTCAACCGTCGCGGCGTCGCGCGACGGCGTCGCCTTCACCGAGAGAGTCGCCTCGCGCGGTGATTTGGTGTCCTACAACGCGTTCGGCACGGAGATGGTCGCAGTCTTCGACCCCGAGGTCGTCGAGACCGTGCTGGTCTCGGAGAGCGACGCCTTCGAGAAAGGCGAGTTCGAGATGGCCTTCGGCGACCTCGTCGCGCCCGACGGACTCGCCTTCGCCGAGGGCGAGCGGTGGCGACGCCAGCGGACCGCCCTCCAGTCGGCGTTCACGCCCGACGAGATTCGGGGGTACGCCGACGAGATGGTGGCGAACGCCGCCGCGATGGCCGACGAGTGGGCCGACGGCGAAACGGTCGAACTAGGCGACGCCTTCGCCACGCTGACGCTTCGCATCCTCACGCGGGCGCTGTTCGACCTCGACTTCGACGCCGAACGCGGTGCAGTCGTCCGCGAGGCGACCGAGGCCATCGGCGCGATGATGGACCGGTTCGGCCTGCTGTCGGTCCTCCCCGAGTGGGTCCCCACGCCGACCGAACGCCGCTACGACCGCGCGATGGCCGACTTGGACGCGCTCGTCGAGGACCTGATGGCAGAACGCGAGGTCGGGAACGCGGAGGGCGCGGGAGACGCCGACAGGGAACGCGACGACCTCCTCTCGCTTCTCGTCGCGGCCGCCGACGCCGAGGGGACCGGGATGGACCGCGACGCGGTCCGCGACCAACTCGTCACCTTCCTGTTCGCGGGCCACGAGACGACCGCGACCGCGCTGACGTACGCCTGCTGGCTCCTCGCCGGCAGTCCGGAAGTCCGTCGGCGACTCGACGCCGAACTCGATTCGGTGGTCGGCGACCGCGACCCGACCGTCGCGGACGTGCCGAACTTAGAGTACACCGAGCAGGTCGTGAAGGAGGCCCTGCGGCTCTACCCGCCCGTCTACGCGCTCTACCGCGAACCGAGAGAGGCGACCGTCCTCGGAGGCTACCGAATCCCGGAGGGCACGACGCTCCAACTCGCCACCTACACCATCCAGCGCGACGACCGCTGGTGGGACGCGCCCGACGAGTTCCGGCCCGAGCGGTGGGGTGGCGAGGCTCAGGGCGCCGCGAACTCCGACCGGCCGGAGTACGCCTACTTCCCGTTCGGCGGCGGTCCGCGCCACTGCATCGGGATGCGGTTCGCCGCGACCGAGTTGCAACTCGCGGTGGCGACGCTGGCGCGACGCGTCGAGTTCGAGCGCGTGACGGAGAATCTGGACCTCTCGATGGGGCTGACGCTGGACCCCGGACCGGTCGAGGTGCGGATTCGAAAGCGAGGGTAGCACGACCGCGACGGGTCAGTCGGCGGCGGTTCCGCCGCTCCCGGTGACCAGTTCCGGACCAGTGAGTAATCGAGTGACGCACTTAGACCGGATTACCGACTCCCGACAGCCGACCGAGAAATCCCGAGACGCGGCGAATCGGAGTCAGAACCTGTCGCTGCGTCCGGAGGCGGCCCACGCGTCGGTGGGCGCGCTCGTCGGGACGCGCCCGGCGCGGCCCTGCAGTCCGCGCAGGCGACCCGCGAACGACCAACGCCGGCCCTGCCACGTCTCCTCGTCGTCGCTCTCGGCGGCGGCCGCGGCGGCCTCCTGTGCGCGGAGGTGCGCTCCGATTGCGGCG
Encoded proteins:
- a CDS encoding acetyl-CoA carboxylase biotin carboxylase subunit; the encoded protein is MFDKVLVANRGEIAVRVMRACEELGIETVAVYSEADKDSGHVRYADEAYNVGPARAADSYLDHEAVVDAAKKADADAIHPGYGFLAENADFAAKVEETEGVKWIGPSADSMEQLGEKTHARKTMREADVPIVPGTTDPVEDPAEVEEFGEEHGYPIAIKAEGGGGGRGMKVVRSAEEAEDQLESAKREGEAYFDNDNVYLERYLENPRHIEVQIIADHHGNVRHLGERDCSLQRRHQKVIEEGPSPALTDELREEIAEAARRGADAAGYYNAGTFEFLVEEDEDREDGELLGPDANFYFLEVNTRIQVEHTVTEELTDIDIVKWQIRVAADEELEFSQDEVELEGHAMEFRINAENAADDFAPATGGKLETYDPPGGIGVRLDDALRQGDELVTDYDSMVAKLIVHGADREECIVRSQRALAEYDIEGIPTIIPFHRLMLQDDAFVAGTHTTKYLDHTLDPERIAEAQEKWGTETESTAGDDEEVVERQFTVEVNGKRFEVDLEERGAAAIPTAGASGGSGGQKPRPAGGDDGGSDAGGGADAEGESVTAEMQGTILDVNVAEGDEVAAGDVVCVLEAMKMENDVVADRGGTVTQVAVGEGDSVDMGDVLVVIE
- a CDS encoding helix-turn-helix domain-containing protein, encoding MKYLTLTLRQSRETRHPMQNFIADSSAVDREELLTWNILREEGVEYLLFYVEGDPDPYRTAVAEVESIPEFALVPIDSRSFYAYVQQETRDTDRDFRSVFARRQLLVVPPIEYTGEGHMRFTLIGASDDLRTLLEDLPERIDADVEEVGDYDRRHGTVAAGLTDRQFEAASVAAELGYYEVPREGSLADVAAELDCAESTASNLLRKAEASVMGRVVGE
- a CDS encoding cytochrome P450, yielding MSHPDSAADAPTDADVDAKADAAGADGDARLPPKLDAPPLVGNTLQFARDPFGFYDRLDERGDAVRYEVARQEFCTVFEPEHVERILVEENEKFVKAEMFQEAAAGFAEQGLLLTEGEVWRDQRVRIQPAFTPEKIRSYTDAMVTYAEQLGDRLADGEVVDVEDAMSELTLKILAKSLFDVDVDDRREVVREAAAALNARGDASGASAFLPDWVPTPKNRRFERAMADFEAMVDDLIAERRRDGSADADDADSPDDLLSILLTAEGPDGTTMDDAVVRDQMVTFLFAGHETTALALTYAWHLLGRNPDKLDRLRAEIDAELGDRRATMADLPALDYTGRVVDEALRLHPPAYVLFREPTEDVQLGPYRVREGTAMTVPVFKIHRDGRFYDAPDEFRPERWDSEARSASNSDRPEYAYFPFGGGPRHCIGMRFALAELKLVLATLAREVAFDPTYDGDPDLSMAATMRPDQPMEMRVRKRD
- a CDS encoding helix-turn-helix domain-containing protein; protein product: MKSLDVTIRLPPEMQLSVPERVAPGDDFEREELLSWHTHEDEGVEYFLSLVVGDIESLREALTAVEAVRWFDLAPVDDDAFYAYVAMDLRPEDEAWRSAMDGRRVVVVPPIVFGPDGAVALTVLGDPEELRQVVADFPEQVAVEVERVGDHNHLAGSLAGRLTARQFEAIGAARDLGYYEVPREAELAEVAAALDCTESTASALLRKAERALVDAALVR
- a CDS encoding cytochrome P450, coding for MSELDAGSAEPTDAAETATAAETLPHRSGLPVVGSTVAASRDGVAFTERVASRGDLVSYNAFGTEMVAVFDPEVVETVLVSESDAFEKGEFEMAFGDLVAPDGLAFAEGERWRRQRTALQSAFTPDEIRGYADEMVANAAAMADEWADGETVELGDAFATLTLRILTRALFDLDFDAERGAVVREATEAIGAMMDRFGLLSVLPEWVPTPTERRYDRAMADLDALVEDLMAEREVGNAEGAGDADRERDDLLSLLVAAADAEGTGMDRDAVRDQLVTFLFAGHETTATALTYACWLLAGSPEVRRRLDAELDSVVGDRDPTVADVPNLEYTEQVVKEALRLYPPVYALYREPREATVLGGYRIPEGTTLQLATYTIQRDDRWWDAPDEFRPERWGGEAQGAANSDRPEYAYFPFGGGPRHCIGMRFAATELQLAVATLARRVEFERVTENLDLSMGLTLDPGPVEVRIRKRG
- a CDS encoding acc operon protein, giving the protein MATPTTDERDESADGAAAEDADADDPLADADLRIPDDATDEEAAAIAAAIGAHLRAQEAAAAAAESDDEETWQGRRWSFAGRLRGLQGRAGRVPTSAPTDAWAASGRSDRF